In Chondrinema litorale, one genomic interval encodes:
- a CDS encoding RagB/SusD family nutrient uptake outer membrane protein yields the protein MKKYTIGFLILITTALISCEDSFLDRKLDTNYTQEQVFANYGTMRDFGLGIYTYLPAGFNRIDGAMLASATDDAVHAGTGTQIQSLTNGSWGPFNNPDDQWSNMYAGIRKANMFLENTENYEAVLFRDTITDEGRNNYLNQTNDIGWLRAEAKVLRSFFYFELIKRYGGVPIIEQTLDPQQEQDLSRNTFEDCVDFIVSDLDALEDDLRLTWVGFSSDEKIGRANWGIALAIKARTLLYAASPLHNPANDIAKWQAAAAAAHQVIELNQYNLASNYQSLFRANTSNEIIFARRYAASNGLERANYPVGFEGAQGGTNPTQNLVDTYQTINGLSISEDPTYDPQSPYENRDPRLGMTIIYNNSDYKRREVETWNGGVDGPDKSRGTRTGYYLKKFADENLDLLQNTSSTHTWIYFRYAEVLLNYAEAMNEAYGPDDNAGFSLTAREALNMVRHRAGVEMPDVIAADASAFREAVRNERRVELAFEEHRFWDVRRWNIASETLGEDAFGVQIQSEGNDNFNFIYSDSPVEKRVFSSNMSLYPIPSDEIYKTGLQQNTGW from the coding sequence ATGAAAAAATATACAATAGGGTTCTTAATCCTGATAACAACAGCTTTAATATCTTGCGAAGATAGCTTCCTCGATAGAAAGCTAGATACAAACTACACACAGGAGCAAGTGTTTGCCAATTATGGTACTATGCGAGATTTTGGTTTGGGTATTTACACTTACTTGCCAGCGGGCTTTAATAGAATTGATGGAGCAATGTTAGCTTCAGCAACCGATGATGCGGTACATGCTGGTACTGGTACACAGATACAAAGTTTAACTAATGGAAGTTGGGGACCATTTAATAATCCGGATGACCAATGGTCTAATATGTATGCAGGGATTAGAAAAGCGAATATGTTTCTCGAAAATACAGAAAACTACGAAGCGGTTCTATTTCGTGATACTATTACGGATGAGGGAAGAAATAACTACCTCAATCAAACAAATGACATTGGTTGGCTAAGAGCAGAAGCTAAAGTTTTAAGATCTTTTTTCTATTTTGAATTAATAAAAAGATATGGTGGCGTTCCGATTATCGAACAGACTTTAGACCCTCAACAAGAACAAGATCTAAGTAGAAATACATTCGAAGATTGTGTTGACTTTATTGTTTCTGATTTAGATGCACTAGAAGATGATTTGAGACTCACTTGGGTTGGTTTTTCTAGTGATGAAAAAATTGGTCGTGCTAATTGGGGAATTGCTTTGGCAATAAAAGCTAGAACTTTGCTATACGCTGCAAGTCCACTTCACAACCCAGCAAACGATATCGCAAAATGGCAAGCTGCGGCAGCAGCAGCTCATCAAGTTATTGAGTTGAATCAATATAATTTAGCTTCCAATTATCAATCGTTATTTAGAGCTAATACTAGTAATGAAATAATTTTTGCCCGTAGATATGCTGCGAGTAATGGTTTAGAGAGAGCTAATTATCCAGTAGGTTTCGAAGGAGCTCAGGGGGGGACTAACCCGACTCAAAACTTAGTCGATACCTATCAAACAATTAATGGCCTTTCAATTTCAGAAGACCCAACATACGATCCACAATCACCTTATGAGAATAGAGACCCTCGTTTAGGTATGACTATTATTTATAATAACTCAGATTATAAAAGACGTGAGGTGGAGACTTGGAATGGTGGCGTGGATGGTCCTGATAAATCGAGAGGAACCAGAACTGGCTATTATTTGAAGAAATTCGCGGATGAAAATCTGGATTTACTTCAAAATACAAGCAGTACACATACTTGGATTTATTTTAGATATGCCGAAGTGCTATTGAATTATGCAGAAGCAATGAACGAGGCTTATGGTCCAGATGATAATGCAGGTTTTTCACTTACTGCAAGAGAAGCGTTAAACATGGTTAGACATAGAGCAGGAGTTGAGATGCCTGATGTAATAGCTGCTGATGCTTCGGCATTTCGCGAAGCTGTAAGAAATGAAAGAAGAGTAGAGTTAGCTTTTGAAGAGCATCGCTTTTGGGATGTAAGAAGATGGAATATCGCTTCAGAAACTTTAGGAGAAGATGCATTTGGGGTTCAAATTCAAAGTGAAGGAAATGATAACTTCAATTTCATTTATTCTGACAGTCCGGTAGAAAAGAGGGTTTTCAGTTCTAATATGAGCCTTTACCCTATACCAAGTGATGAAATATACAAAACTGGTCTGCAACAAAATACAGGCTGGTAA
- a CDS encoding DUF5013 domain-containing protein yields the protein MNKIKPILKSIAIGLLIFTMAACDEEVSEFEVFQPPVDVSMRFGGDMLEIPTQRSFSVDSAQTKFEVFLGVSLSTVTLDSFIVDVALANDTANTIVSNGSLENAMLIPESSIQMPSKVQVLANTISAPLHAIIDFNVLAENPDKLLVFAVQLTNAGGNGLANENKTAVIVIDADVAIAASEIGDITAKYLKNTGYPFTSSEREYDGGRWGNLDNWQANDGAKSHNGYGGFNSDAGGTFGLEAGWGSPSILNGKVYQTTTLPAGVYEFAVAEWEWDGTGADPAYFVVNLGSELPDIDNLSDALNYVALSRGVIEFTLSEESEVSLGVVVNFYDSTGQGFKIKKLTLTRIE from the coding sequence ATGAATAAAATCAAACCAATATTAAAAAGCATTGCAATCGGTCTTTTAATTTTTACTATGGCTGCCTGCGACGAGGAAGTTTCTGAGTTTGAAGTATTTCAGCCTCCTGTTGATGTTTCAATGAGGTTTGGTGGAGATATGTTAGAGATTCCTACTCAAAGAAGTTTTAGTGTAGATTCTGCTCAAACAAAATTCGAAGTATTTCTGGGAGTTTCTCTATCTACGGTAACATTAGATTCTTTTATTGTAGATGTGGCTTTAGCTAATGATACAGCTAATACGATTGTCTCTAACGGTTCATTAGAAAATGCAATGCTAATTCCTGAATCAAGTATTCAAATGCCATCTAAAGTACAAGTTCTAGCAAATACCATAAGTGCTCCACTACATGCAATTATCGACTTTAATGTGTTAGCAGAAAATCCAGATAAACTCCTTGTATTTGCAGTGCAACTTACCAATGCAGGCGGTAACGGACTTGCTAATGAGAATAAAACTGCAGTGATTGTAATTGATGCTGATGTGGCAATTGCAGCCAGCGAAATAGGAGATATTACAGCTAAATATTTAAAGAATACAGGTTATCCCTTTACTTCTTCTGAAAGAGAATATGACGGTGGCCGTTGGGGAAATCTCGATAATTGGCAGGCAAATGATGGAGCAAAAAGCCACAATGGATATGGTGGTTTTAACTCAGATGCAGGTGGTACTTTTGGTCTAGAAGCAGGCTGGGGTTCACCATCTATTTTAAACGGAAAAGTTTATCAAACCACCACGCTTCCAGCAGGTGTATATGAATTTGCAGTAGCAGAATGGGAGTGGGATGGAACTGGTGCAGACCCAGCTTATTTTGTCGTTAACCTTGGTTCAGAATTGCCAGATATTGATAACCTTTCAGATGCGCTCAATTATGTTGCTTTGAGTAGAGGTGTTATTGAATTTACTCTTTCAGAAGAATCAGAAGTTTCTCTCGGAGTGGTAGTAAACTTTTACGATAGTACTGGACAGGGTTTTAAAATTAAGAAACTTACTTTAACGCGAATAGAATAA
- a CDS encoding glycoside hydrolase family 16 protein: MQFFLLKATFSTFNSLLCDLINQNTLNNLINLMKTFTYLFYYLSICLLISCTSKKQDDTELVLEDSAEKEDYRLIWSEEFNIDGKPDTSSWSYEHGFVRNEELQWYQSENATCKDGMLVITAKEEKIPNPKFTEDSNNWKENRAFANYTSASLNTRGKMNFKYGLVEVKAKIDTTMGMWPAIWTLGESKGWPSNGEVDIMEFYRSDSTAVIMANAAWGDHWTKVIWDSQETPLNHFLKKDTDWAEKFHIWKMDWTENYIKLFLDDELLNEIDLTKSLNGDGYNPFHQPHYLLLNLAIGSNGGDPSESTFPRKYWVDYVRVYAKE, from the coding sequence ATGCAGTTCTTTCTGCTTAAAGCTACTTTTTCAACATTCAATTCACTACTTTGTGATTTAATCAACCAGAATACACTCAATAATTTAATTAACCTAATGAAAACATTTACTTACCTATTTTACTATTTGAGCATATGTCTACTCATATCCTGTACTTCTAAGAAGCAGGATGATACAGAGCTTGTGCTTGAAGATTCTGCGGAAAAAGAAGACTACCGTTTAATTTGGAGCGAAGAATTTAATATTGATGGCAAACCAGATACAAGCAGTTGGTCTTACGAACATGGTTTTGTAAGAAATGAAGAACTTCAATGGTATCAGTCAGAAAATGCAACTTGCAAAGATGGTATGTTGGTAATTACAGCCAAAGAAGAAAAAATACCTAATCCAAAATTTACTGAAGACTCCAATAACTGGAAAGAAAATAGAGCTTTTGCTAATTATACTTCTGCCTCTTTAAATACCAGAGGTAAAATGAATTTTAAATATGGATTAGTAGAAGTAAAAGCCAAAATTGATACAACTATGGGCATGTGGCCTGCTATATGGACATTGGGAGAAAGTAAGGGTTGGCCATCAAATGGAGAAGTTGATATTATGGAATTTTACCGATCTGATAGTACTGCAGTAATTATGGCAAATGCTGCTTGGGGTGATCACTGGACAAAAGTTATTTGGGATAGTCAAGAAACTCCTTTAAATCATTTTCTTAAAAAAGATACTGATTGGGCAGAGAAATTTCATATCTGGAAAATGGACTGGACTGAAAACTATATTAAGCTTTTTCTTGATGATGAATTATTAAATGAAATTGACCTCACTAAATCTTTAAATGGAGATGGTTATAATCCGTTCCATCAACCCCATTACCTTTTACTTAATCTTGCAATTGGCTCTAATGGAGGCGATCCATCAGAATCTACATTTCCTAGAAAGTATTGGGTAGATTATGTAAGAGTGTATGCAAAAGAATGA
- a CDS encoding SusC/RagA family TonB-linked outer membrane protein: protein MKFYINIIKDRVSNIYLAVALICFCHITYAQSVEDTTQTELAETQIDSDKVPVAYGMQSSKQLIAAISYLDGEKMAKTLTPTLSNSLYGRLPGLTVLQQSGEPGYDSPLMLIRGMGTYNNNNYLVFVDGFEASFDQLSVEEIESIAVLKDAAALSLYGMRGANGVILVTTKRGFDGKTKIAFNARYGWQQPTELPDFLGSYDYARLYNEAATNDGINAPYSEADLEAYRTGSDPFLHPDVNWYDQLLRKSSPISDYNTTFTGGNETMKYFVLLGYMHNQGLYANTDPERKTNSNADFSRYNFRTNIDVNISPKITGSLDFGGRVEDRSFPDYNGPQLWQNMARYPANAYPVKNPDGTWGGNSVYPDNPVASVLETGYSSTHDRNIMATIRLAEKLDFITEGLTFRQVVSDNNWHRGVYNKTKDYAYYELTVGQTDDGRDSLIYLQRGNDTDFSVGEGSNNDSPSYNDQYNRFNFQLGLDYNRQWGASTVSAMLLYHQDLYEISGNNVPYAQQRLMGRVNYDYKSKYFAELGFSYSGSESFPEGNRFGFFPSLSAAWVISEEDFLDASWVDYLKLRASAGLTGNDLIIGNRFAYTQDYYYSGGYYFGPNLSYSSSMIEGTTANPNITWEKSMKYNVGIDGTLFYDKLDFSVDLFYERRTDVLSDGDATVPAYLGVDAAYENVGIVNNRGFEVDLKYSDHIGDFNYFVGASTFYAKNKIVEMNEVVRPEDYMYRTGSPIGSMYGLQAVGFYQTADFDENGDLNEGIPVSTFSPVQPGDIRYEDLNNDGFINEKDETIIGKSNIPALTYSLQLGASYKGFYMELFFHGISERDVYVNGPYFWAFINDNNIATNALDRWTPDNPIDATYPRLTTQPNANNYRSSTFWKRSGRVLRLRNAEIGYNLPEKWIGKIGLSNAKIFASGVNLFTWDEVENVDPEALGGYPVLKSMSIGTHIEF, encoded by the coding sequence ATGAAATTTTATATCAATATAATTAAAGACAGAGTTAGCAACATCTATCTTGCTGTTGCACTCATCTGTTTTTGTCACATAACCTATGCTCAGTCAGTAGAAGATACCACACAAACTGAGCTAGCTGAGACACAGATTGATTCTGATAAAGTTCCAGTAGCTTATGGAATGCAATCTAGTAAGCAATTAATTGCCGCAATTTCTTATTTAGATGGTGAGAAAATGGCAAAAACATTAACTCCTACACTTAGTAATTCATTATATGGCAGATTACCCGGATTGACTGTTTTACAGCAAAGTGGTGAACCCGGCTACGATTCTCCGCTTATGTTAATAAGAGGCATGGGCACTTATAATAACAATAATTACTTGGTATTTGTAGATGGTTTTGAGGCTTCTTTCGATCAATTATCTGTAGAAGAAATTGAAAGTATTGCTGTTTTGAAAGATGCAGCTGCACTATCATTATACGGAATGAGGGGAGCCAATGGAGTTATTCTCGTTACTACGAAAAGAGGTTTTGATGGCAAAACTAAAATTGCTTTTAACGCCCGGTATGGTTGGCAACAACCTACAGAATTACCAGATTTTCTAGGTTCTTACGACTATGCCAGATTGTACAACGAGGCAGCAACTAATGATGGAATTAATGCTCCTTATTCAGAAGCTGATTTAGAAGCTTATCGGACAGGTAGCGATCCTTTTCTACATCCAGATGTAAATTGGTATGATCAGTTATTGAGAAAATCTTCTCCAATTAGCGATTATAACACCACTTTTACTGGAGGTAATGAAACTATGAAATACTTTGTATTACTTGGTTACATGCACAACCAAGGTTTGTATGCCAATACCGATCCCGAAAGAAAGACAAATTCTAATGCAGATTTTAGCCGCTATAATTTCAGAACGAATATAGATGTAAATATCTCACCGAAAATAACTGGTTCATTAGATTTTGGAGGTAGGGTAGAAGATCGCTCATTTCCAGATTACAATGGTCCGCAATTGTGGCAAAATATGGCAAGATATCCAGCAAATGCCTATCCTGTAAAAAATCCAGATGGAACTTGGGGTGGTAATTCTGTTTACCCAGATAATCCGGTAGCTTCTGTTTTGGAGACTGGTTATAGCTCAACCCATGATCGTAACATAATGGCTACAATTCGTCTGGCTGAAAAACTTGACTTTATCACCGAAGGTCTAACTTTTAGACAAGTTGTTTCTGATAATAACTGGCATCGTGGTGTTTATAATAAAACAAAAGACTATGCCTATTATGAGCTTACTGTTGGGCAAACTGACGATGGTCGAGACTCTCTCATTTACCTACAAAGAGGAAATGATACAGATTTTAGTGTTGGTGAAGGAAGTAATAATGATAGTCCTAGCTACAACGATCAATATAACAGGTTCAACTTTCAGCTTGGTTTAGATTATAACAGACAGTGGGGTGCAAGTACTGTTTCAGCAATGTTACTTTACCACCAAGATTTGTATGAGATAAGCGGTAACAATGTTCCATATGCACAACAACGATTGATGGGGCGTGTAAACTACGATTATAAATCTAAATACTTTGCAGAGCTGGGCTTTTCGTATAGTGGTTCAGAGAGTTTTCCAGAAGGCAATAGATTTGGATTTTTTCCTTCACTATCAGCAGCATGGGTAATAAGTGAAGAAGATTTTCTAGATGCATCTTGGGTAGATTATCTCAAATTGAGAGCTTCGGCAGGTTTAACAGGAAACGATCTTATAATCGGTAACAGGTTCGCCTATACCCAAGATTATTATTATTCGGGTGGTTATTATTTTGGCCCAAACCTAAGTTATTCTTCCAGTATGATAGAAGGAACTACGGCGAACCCAAATATTACTTGGGAAAAATCTATGAAATATAATGTGGGTATAGATGGAACACTCTTTTACGACAAACTCGATTTTTCTGTAGATTTATTTTATGAACGTCGTACAGATGTACTCTCAGATGGAGATGCTACAGTGCCAGCCTATCTTGGTGTAGATGCTGCCTACGAAAATGTGGGAATAGTTAATAACCGAGGTTTTGAGGTAGATTTAAAATACAGTGATCACATTGGAGATTTTAACTATTTTGTTGGAGCTTCTACATTCTATGCTAAAAATAAAATAGTAGAGATGAACGAAGTTGTACGACCAGAAGATTACATGTATCGTACAGGTAGCCCAATTGGCAGTATGTATGGACTGCAAGCAGTTGGATTTTACCAAACAGCAGATTTTGATGAAAATGGAGACCTAAATGAAGGAATACCTGTTTCGACTTTTTCGCCTGTACAACCCGGAGACATTCGCTACGAAGACCTTAATAACGATGGTTTTATAAATGAAAAAGACGAAACCATTATCGGTAAGAGTAATATTCCGGCTTTAACATATAGCTTGCAACTTGGAGCGTCTTACAAAGGCTTTTATATGGAACTTTTCTTTCATGGAATTTCAGAGAGAGATGTATATGTAAACGGGCCATATTTCTGGGCATTTATTAATGATAATAACATTGCTACAAATGCGCTCGACAGATGGACACCAGATAATCCTATAGATGCAACATACCCACGTTTAACTACTCAACCTAATGCAAACAACTATCGCTCATCAACCTTTTGGAAAAGGTCTGGAAGAGTGTTAAGACTCAGAAATGCAGAAATAGGTTATAATCTGCCTGAAAAATGGATTGGCAAAATTGGGCTATCTAATGCTAAGATATTTGCAAGCGGTGTCAATTTATTTACTTGGGACGAAGTAGAGAATGTTGATCCTGAAGCACTGGGAGGTTATCCAGTATTAAAGAGCATGAGTATAGGCACTCATATCGAATTCTGA
- a CDS encoding glycoside hydrolase family 2 TIM barrel-domain containing protein has protein sequence MLTIKNALFSAISILFLMSQIACAQTEKNDWENPEIVEINKETPHASFMVYDSPKEAINDVYEKSAYYKILNGDWKFTFSKDVTSRPKDFYKTDLDDKNWNNIQVPSNWEIAGFGIPIYTNVNYPFPKNPPKITGDNSVGTYRKQFTIPSNWKGREVILHFNSISGAAFVFVNGQKVGISKVAKSPAEFDITPYLKEGENLLAVQVYRWHDGSYLEDQDFWRLSGIEQDVYLYSLPKQTIWDFFVNASLDESYQNGVMDATVNLRSFNSAIEKGAVLLEIFDEDGSNPIYSEEKLFDKTDSVNFTGTFENIKMWSAETPHLHTCLISLKDAEGKTTLVTGTKIGFRTVEIKNAQLLVNGIPVLIKGVNLHIHNDVTGHVPDMETMLKDIKLMKQHNINAVRTSHYPQHPDWYKLCDKYGLYLVAEANIETHGMGAEFQAWFDKKQHPTYLPEWAPAHLDRIKRSVERDKNHPSVIIWSMGNECGNGPVFHDAYKWLKARDNSRVAMFEQAGEDWNTDIVAPMYPSMGHMKKYADATDKTRPFIMCEYSHAMGNSNGNFQEYWDVIMGSNHMQGGFIWDWVDQGLKTKNEKGEVFWAYGGDLGGENLPNDNNFCANGVVASDRTPHPALTEVKKVYQNILFGWDDKEAGKVQIQNLYDFTNLDQFDFKWELVKNGQVEKTGNFSIKLAPHSSIEKAIDFGDITPESKDEYFVNIFAFTKNTSEMIPAKHEIAREQLVLSKGDIFGEVSNIEGKLKVKNKNGKLNFTSENISGVFDTNNGTFESLSLDGEEIDQFPEPYFWRATTDNDYGNRMPEKSAIWRDAGTERKLEKVEVGKQNKNGQPIKVIYSLLDGKATYTIDYNILNNGAIEVTNTLKAEEELPEIPRFGMRIQLPKSYNYLEYYGRGPEENYSDRNTASFTGIYEAKVNEQKMPYIRPQEFGYHTDTRWIKLSDNQGNSLLIEGKQPLSFSALNVKTEDIDEGSHKRQMHPTDIVYQDFVTLHIDLAQRGLGGDDSWGKLPHEQYRLLGNNYSYSFIIKLEKNSEPDN, from the coding sequence ATGCTAACAATCAAAAATGCCCTTTTTTCAGCTATTTCTATTCTTTTCTTAATGTCTCAAATAGCTTGTGCACAAACTGAAAAAAACGATTGGGAGAACCCTGAAATAGTAGAAATAAACAAAGAAACACCCCATGCATCATTTATGGTTTACGACTCTCCAAAAGAAGCTATAAATGATGTTTACGAAAAGTCTGCCTACTATAAAATATTAAATGGAGATTGGAAATTTACTTTTTCAAAAGATGTAACTAGCAGACCTAAAGACTTTTACAAGACTGATTTAGACGATAAAAATTGGAATAATATTCAGGTTCCTTCTAATTGGGAGATAGCAGGTTTTGGTATTCCAATTTATACAAACGTAAACTATCCTTTCCCTAAAAATCCTCCAAAAATAACAGGTGATAACTCTGTGGGCACTTATAGAAAGCAATTTACTATTCCGAGTAATTGGAAAGGTAGAGAAGTAATTTTACATTTTAACTCGATTAGTGGGGCTGCTTTTGTGTTTGTAAATGGGCAAAAAGTAGGTATAAGCAAAGTGGCTAAATCTCCAGCCGAATTTGATATTACACCATATTTAAAAGAAGGAGAAAATCTTCTGGCAGTTCAAGTATATCGCTGGCACGATGGCAGCTATTTGGAAGATCAGGATTTTTGGAGACTTAGTGGTATAGAGCAAGATGTGTATTTATATAGCTTACCTAAGCAAACTATTTGGGACTTTTTTGTAAATGCCAGTTTAGATGAATCGTATCAGAATGGCGTGATGGATGCAACAGTTAACCTGCGTTCATTTAATAGTGCAATTGAAAAGGGGGCAGTATTGTTAGAAATTTTTGATGAAGATGGAAGTAATCCGATTTACTCAGAAGAAAAGTTATTTGATAAAACAGATTCAGTTAACTTCACCGGCACATTTGAGAATATAAAGATGTGGAGTGCAGAAACACCTCATCTACATACTTGCCTCATCAGTTTAAAAGATGCTGAAGGAAAAACAACCCTAGTTACAGGAACCAAAATTGGCTTTCGAACTGTGGAAATCAAGAATGCACAATTGCTAGTGAATGGAATACCTGTATTAATAAAAGGGGTAAATTTGCATATCCATAATGATGTTACTGGCCATGTACCCGATATGGAAACCATGCTGAAAGACATTAAGTTAATGAAACAGCATAATATTAATGCTGTTCGTACAAGCCACTATCCTCAACATCCAGATTGGTATAAACTCTGTGATAAATATGGATTGTATCTGGTAGCTGAGGCAAATATTGAAACACATGGTATGGGTGCAGAATTTCAGGCATGGTTCGATAAAAAGCAGCATCCGACATATTTACCCGAATGGGCTCCGGCACATCTAGACAGAATTAAAAGATCGGTAGAAAGAGATAAAAATCATCCATCGGTTATTATTTGGTCTATGGGCAACGAGTGTGGCAATGGACCTGTATTTCACGATGCGTACAAATGGTTAAAAGCCAGAGATAATAGCAGAGTAGCCATGTTTGAGCAAGCTGGTGAAGATTGGAATACAGATATAGTTGCACCTATGTATCCGAGTATGGGGCACATGAAAAAATATGCCGATGCAACAGATAAAACTCGACCTTTTATAATGTGTGAATATTCTCATGCGATGGGAAATAGCAATGGAAATTTTCAAGAATATTGGGATGTAATAATGGGTAGTAATCACATGCAAGGTGGTTTTATTTGGGATTGGGTAGATCAAGGTTTAAAAACAAAAAATGAAAAAGGAGAGGTTTTTTGGGCATATGGTGGAGATCTTGGTGGCGAAAATCTTCCAAATGATAATAACTTCTGTGCCAATGGAGTAGTTGCATCAGATCGAACTCCGCATCCTGCATTAACTGAGGTTAAAAAAGTATATCAGAATATTTTGTTTGGTTGGGATGATAAAGAAGCTGGTAAAGTCCAAATCCAAAATCTTTATGACTTTACAAACCTAGATCAGTTTGATTTTAAATGGGAGCTTGTTAAAAATGGTCAAGTCGAAAAAACTGGCAATTTTTCTATTAAGCTAGCCCCTCATTCATCTATTGAAAAAGCGATTGATTTCGGAGATATTACACCAGAATCTAAAGATGAGTACTTTGTAAATATCTTTGCTTTTACTAAAAATACTTCAGAGATGATTCCTGCCAAGCATGAAATTGCTCGTGAGCAACTAGTATTAAGTAAAGGAGATATATTTGGTGAAGTGTCTAATATAGAAGGAAAATTAAAAGTGAAGAATAAAAATGGGAAATTAAATTTTACTTCTGAAAATATTTCTGGCGTATTTGATACAAATAATGGCACTTTTGAAAGCCTTAGTTTGGATGGTGAGGAAATCGATCAATTTCCAGAGCCATATTTTTGGAGAGCAACAACCGATAATGATTATGGAAACAGAATGCCCGAAAAATCGGCTATTTGGAGAGACGCTGGTACTGAGCGAAAACTAGAAAAAGTAGAAGTAGGCAAGCAGAATAAAAATGGGCAACCGATTAAAGTTATCTACAGTTTATTAGATGGCAAAGCTACCTATACTATAGATTATAACATTCTGAATAATGGTGCTATTGAAGTTACAAATACCTTAAAAGCTGAGGAAGAGCTACCAGAAATTCCACGTTTCGGAATGAGAATACAATTGCCTAAATCGTATAATTATCTCGAATATTATGGTAGGGGTCCCGAAGAAAACTATTCTGATAGAAATACCGCTTCGTTTACCGGAATTTATGAAGCTAAAGTGAATGAGCAAAAGATGCCTTACATTAGGCCACAAGAATTTGGCTACCATACAGATACTAGATGGATTAAATTATCAGATAATCAAGGAAACAGTTTATTAATCGAAGGTAAGCAGCCATTGAGTTTTAGTGCATTAAATGTAAAAACCGAAGATATAGATGAAGGTTCGCATAAAAGACAAATGCATCCTACAGATATTGTTTATCAAGATTTTGTAACTCTCCACATCGATCTTGCCCAACGCGGATTAGGAGGAGACGATAGCTGGGGAAAACTCCCACACGAGCAGTACAGGCTTTTAGGAAATAACTATTCCTATAGTTTTATTATTAAGCTCGAAAAAAATAGTGAACCTGATAATTGA